ACTAGCTAAAGCCCTTGTTACCTGATGTAAGCGATGCGCTGAAGTATCGCCTTTTAAATAACGTAGGGTTTCAGCAATTTCTACCGCGTTACCTGCGCTGGGCGCTAAAGGCTGGTTCATATCGGTTAGCAAGGCACAGCATTTAACTCCCGCAGCATTAGCCACTTCTACAATGCTTTCGGCCAAGGCTTTCGATTGAGCAAAGTTAGGCATAAATGCGCCACTACCAGCTTTTACATCCATCACTAACGCTTCTAGGCCCGAGGCAAGTTTTTTGCTCAAGATAGAAGCTGTAATCAAGGGAATAGACTCTACCGTGGCGGTCACATCACGAATGCCATATAAGCGTTTGTCGGCCGGAGCCAACTCTCCGGTTTGGCCAATAATCGCAATACCCACATCCTTCACAATGCTTTCAAACTGCTGCGATGTGGGGCTGATAGAGTAATTAGGAATAGCTTCTAATTTGTCTAAGGTACCGCCAGTGTGGCCTAATCCACGCCCCGAAATCATCGGAACATGGCCACCACATGCAGCGACCATTGGCCCCAAGAGTAACGACGTTAAATCACCCACACCACCAGTAGAGTGTTTATCCACTACAGGCCCAGGCAGATTAAGATGATCCCAGTTAAGCACTTGCCCTGAATCACGCATTGCACAGGTAAGCGCGGTAGCCTCGGTACCATTCATACTGTTGAAGTAAACCGCCATGGCAAATGCGCCAATTTGGCTATCACTTAGTTGGCCGTTGGTAATACCGTCAACCATAAACTGGATTTCTTCTAGCGACAGCGCTTGGCCATCGCGTTTACGTCGAATAATTTCTTGGGGTAACAACATGAGCATTCCTTAACTCTTATCGAAGAATTAACTAATAACCAGCGCCAGCTTGAGCGTTCTCATCACCTGATATAGTGGCTTGTAATGCAGCCAATAAACTTGATGCACCAAAGCGGAAATGCGCTTGGCTTAACCAATCGTCGCCAAGTGTTTTAGTCGCAAGATCTAGGTAAACTTTCGCTTGTTCGGCGCTTTTAACTCCACCTGCGGCTTTAAAGCCACAATCTGGGTTAAACTCAGCGATTGCTTTTAGCATGATTTCTGCTGCTTCTGGCGTTGCATTTACCGGCACTTTACCGGTAGAAGTTTTAATAAAATCTGCACCCGCTTTAATCGACAACTCACTGGCTTTAGCAATCAGTTCTGGGCTGTTTAATTCGCCACTTTCAATAATCACTTTTAGCTTTATCTCGCCACAGGCAGCTTTACAGGCTTTAACTAGGTCAAAACCCACTTGCTCGTTACCGGCCATTAAGGCGCGCCATGGGAATACAACGTCTACTTCGTCTGCGCCATAGGCTACAGCGGCCTTCGTTTCAGCTACAGCCAACTCCACATCATCTTCACCTAAAGGGAAGTTAGTCACAGTAGCAATTTTCACTTCACTAGCATCGTGTTCGGCCAATACCTTACGAGCAAATGGAATGAAGCGTGGATAAATACAAATAGCCGCAACTTGGCCTTGAGCCGATTTAGCTTGAGCACATAAAGCCGCCACACTCTCGCGAGTATCGTCATCGTTAAGAGTAGTGAGGTCCATTAAAGAAAGGGCTTGACGCGCCA
The Agarivorans aestuarii DNA segment above includes these coding regions:
- the deoC gene encoding deoxyribose-phosphate aldolase, translating into MSQSLTAVARQALSLMDLTTLNDDDTRESVAALCAQAKSAQGQVAAICIYPRFIPFARKVLAEHDASEVKIATVTNFPLGEDDVELAVAETKAAVAYGADEVDVVFPWRALMAGNEQVGFDLVKACKAACGEIKLKVIIESGELNSPELIAKASELSIKAGADFIKTSTGKVPVNATPEAAEIMLKAIAEFNPDCGFKAAGGVKSAEQAKVYLDLATKTLGDDWLSQAHFRFGASSLLAALQATISGDENAQAGAGY
- the deoA gene encoding thymidine phosphorylase; this encodes MLLPQEIIRRKRDGQALSLEEIQFMVDGITNGQLSDSQIGAFAMAVYFNSMNGTEATALTCAMRDSGQVLNWDHLNLPGPVVDKHSTGGVGDLTSLLLGPMVAACGGHVPMISGRGLGHTGGTLDKLEAIPNYSISPTSQQFESIVKDVGIAIIGQTGELAPADKRLYGIRDVTATVESIPLITASILSKKLASGLEALVMDVKAGSGAFMPNFAQSKALAESIVEVANAAGVKCCALLTDMNQPLAPSAGNAVEIAETLRYLKGDTSAHRLHQVTRALASEMLLSSGLASSQQEAEDKLAASISSGAALERFAKMVSALGGPSDFVERSEHYLPQAKVVKPVAAKQSGMVKQLDCRELGMAVVGLGGGRSVPGAAIDHSVGISELVELGDVVDKGQNLLMLHANDEDAWQAAAKQIQQAIKLDEPSSAQADVNPVYQRIGPC